Part of the Sebastes umbrosus isolate fSebUmb1 chromosome 3, fSebUmb1.pri, whole genome shotgun sequence genome is shown below.
GGCAGATATACAAGAGACCCAGGAAACTCTAAATAAACACAAGACTGACAGCAATGTAAGGCACAAAATCCATATCTATATGTTTAGAAGCACTTTGAAGTTGACTAAGTGTAACAGtttcctttttatttgttaatttgtcaCAGGAATTGCGGATTGAGGTGGTTGAGCTTCGTCGTTCTCTCAAGCAGTCAACGGTGGAGTCTAAATTCCTGCAGGAGGAGTTGAGAAAAGCTGGTAGCCAATCAGCTAACCCGGCACATTTCATGGAAGAGAAGATCCAGTTATTGAGAGAGGTATGATCCTGTTGCGTATAGTCTGAGAATTGTCAGATACACTATAGTTATAATACTTTTTTTGTATGTGAGCAAACACCTCAAGTTGTCTAACACAGGTctctttgattttgttttatctgtAGGTGGAGAGACTGAAGTTGAATCTTCAGGAGGCGGAGCAGGCCAGAGTTAAGCTCCTTGATAGAGCAAAGAGACATGTAAGTGTGGGCTTGATATACTGTAGTACAAGGGTGGCCAAACTTTTCATTATGGGCAATATACAGAAAAATATCACGGGCCAAACAATAGTAAACGTGTCGTTTTCAACCAGTTTCACTGCAAAAAATCTGTGTTTCTAGACCAGAAAACCCCACGTGCCATAGAAAATCCATTTTCTATCAAAATAACTACACAGCACAGTTTAATGTTAGACAATACAGTAGTTTATTGGTGTGCCCATGTActacaaaaagtatttttgaatCTGTTGCTCTtaaatttaattgaaattaGTGTTAAAGTTGAtatgataacgcgttaacggaaatttgtttaaacgccacaaatttctttgaAGCATTAACGCAccatgtgatttttaggttgtaatgggctcagttttaaagctagagtgaagataccggtattgtatgaaactaaaaaacctaaccatgtcatactagcttctcgtgaaggaggttaaataacgctccaaaattgggctaaattttgtcgaggaaaaactggcatgaccaatttcaaaggggtcccttgacctctgacctcaagatatgtgaatgaaaatgggttctgtgggtaccaacgagtctcccctttacagacatgcccactgccatgttgataagagtattaaatacttgacaaatctccctttttaaggtacattttgaacagataaaatgattattattaaaattgtgattaatttgcgattaatcgcaattaaatattttaatcgaccgacagccctaatttaaattaattcaatacTTTTAAACTCCTAACACAGTACGTGGCCTAAGTGCTCACTTAAGATATTATGGTgctaatgtaaaatataaatgtgtaaGTCTAATATTGAGATGTAACAAACAGAACAGgcagaaataaaatattgttttctgtGCCATGAGGTTAAGACAGATGATTTCACAAAATGTAGTCGACATCTAGTGTTTAAACTAGGATGTGCAATGTACATACAGAAATATTAGAAATATGCTCAAGCCATATTTTAGTTTATTGTACAGGAGCCTGCCTCCGATGCTGTATCCagtaaaacccattttcattcacatatcttgaggtcagaggtcaagggacccctttgaaaatagccatgccagttttcctcgccaaaatgttgcacaagtttggagcgttatttaacctccttcgcgacatgctagtatgacatggttggtatcaatggattccttaggttttctcgtctcatatgatgccagtatcttcactctagctttaaaacactgcctgctacaacctaaacatcacaagttgcgtttatgcgttaaagaaattagtggattTGAAACAAAGTTtctttaatgcgttattatcatgttaactttgacagccctaatttaaattaaatttaagagcagcagatacaaaaatactttttataatatgtggGCACACcaataaactactgtaatgtCAAACATTAAACTGTTTAGTAGTGTtgcgtatttattttaatagaaAATTCACTGCAGCCTATTTAAAAAAGGGCAGGAAGCCGCAGTTGTTTGGCCACTGCAGCTGTACTAGGTACTGATATTACTCACTACCTACCAGCATCTTTGTTTATCTTGGAATAAAATCTTCTTCGTCATAAAAGAGttgaaatgtataaatataaacaatgaTGTAACTTCATGATGTAATGTCGCTCACAGCAAAACATCCACCAGGCCAACCAGCTGAAAAGTGAGAATGAGCTCCAGATGTTAAACAAAGTCCTCAACAAAGTCAGAGAGGTGAGAGATGCTTTTCATATTGTTTTTGTGCATTCTTCTGTCAAGagtgtaaatactgtatgtattaatATTCATATGAATATTTTAAGTagtgattgttttcatttttccacACAGACTCTTCTGTCTCTGCCGGTGGCCATGAAGAATTGTGAACAACTCCAACTGCTCGTCGAATACATCGGctgacatgtttgttgttgtcaCCTGTGTTCATTGTATTTATGTCTGTTATGTTTTAGCTTGTCCGAGCTGTAAGTGTTCAGATTTTAAGtgtgatttaaataaaattaattaatcttATGGATTCTTTGCtccttttatatttgttttttatttcaagaGCAAATGCAATGATAGATTTAAAAAGGGTTCAAAATGTTTGTCTACTTGTGGAAGCAAACGTttgttaatatttaaaacacacagacactgttAGTTTTACGTACAATTTGCTGAAAACAGTTGTGTGTTGCCTGAAGCTGGACGACGAATCCAACACTGTCTCCAGTGTCAGATGTCGCATCTGTGTGTTCTACACCTGGTTTAAGTTTGTTTGTATACCAAAGCAGTTGATGCGTTTAACATCTTTGCCCAGTATTTAGTTCAAGCCATCAGATGATGGGCTGAACGTAGTCATGATACCTGAACCACACACACCCTTCAGATCAATACGTAAAATACACAAGTTCTTTCAGAAGATGtgtcctgtctgtgtttgtacaATATCTTTCCTCAGaagtgaaatatatattttacttccTCTCTGCCACAAAAGTTCAGCAGTCACCAGTAACAGTAGGCACCGGTGCAATCATAGTGTTTTCATATGCAGTTGAATTTAACCTCAAATGTTGATGAATAGGCTgcacataaaaaaatgcatattgtCCCCGTTTGTGAAGAAGTTATAGCTTAAAGCTAATAAGCTACACCATCATTTTCTGTTGCTGTTTATAGTTGACGTCAGTTAGGTATGCCACTATAGGCTACACCGGAGTTTGTTTAAATCAAGGTTGTTATAGTAGTTTATTTTatctcttattttattttagtttaatttgatTTCAGATAAGTTTTGAGTTAAGTTTGTTTTAGTTTGGAGTTTGTTTGatagttttattttagtttcagtaTTTCATAAagatttagtttttatatatttagttttgttagggtataatgtctcagaagtatgtagctatatATACGTGGTTGGAGAATTATGTAGGAATGGCCATGATGTTTAATCTTAGGGCTACTTTAGTGGGGCAGTTGCGGGCCGCGTAGCACCATCTCCTGCAAGGTCAAGtctgttcaatttctgtggttcagtgtcacgagagttgacggaCAGTCATGCTGTTGTCCTTTTttggtagtgatatattatagctaacaatttgaaatcaatttaggtttatttttattagttttttaccCAGGCattattgtttcagtttagtttaaaTTTTAATAAACGCTATAGTTTTTACttattttcagtttactaaaaatattgttcactgcttattttagttttagtttacgTTAATAACCCTGTTTTAAATCTGTGTGCcccttgttttattattatattgcttatctaattttataatattatataaggACACTATGAAAATCAACTTAATTCTTCTATTATAGGTTACCATTAGACCATATCCCAAGCTGGCTTTTATTAAATCTTTGTTGCGTATCACTTCTGTCACTTTTATCTTGAGTGCAGGTCTTAACAATAATTAAATCATTGTCCTTTTGAAATTATAATTTGACACTTGCTGATTGCAGCGATCCTCATTTAATCCACATAGATTCAGTGGCGTTCAAGAAAAAATTAGGACCCTTTCAACTACGGATACTGTGTTGAAAACTAAAAACCATCGCATCTGTCAGCAAAGCTTCTTTTCTGATCGCAAAAATCAAGTGTCTTCACTATAATGAAGCGTTTCCTTACGAGTCTCATCTTGTTGGATATGCAGACTGACTTTGTGTCAGGGAGGTTTCTCGTGTGGAGATAAAGGACTCGCACTACTTAACTTTGGAGGCTGAAATATCGAGTTACAAGTCAATTCATTTTCTTGATTAGAGGATCTGTGTGGTAGAttaactgtctgtctgcctaAGTGCTGTGTTGATGTCTGGACATGATAATTGAGGCTGGTCACGGTGACTGATAACACTGTGGCTCCAGACAACACTTCAAACCAGCTGAGCTGAAACAGTGAAGGAAACAACGCGAGCACAAAAGAACAAGATGTTTGAGGGCATTTTGTTCTTCCTGGAGGCAAATGTCTCGATCTGTTTGTTCTTgttattttgtaatatatttatatatagctGATATAAATTCAATATGTTGCAAACCAAATTTCCCCCCTtggatgttaaaaaaataattctggtgtgatattttgacacaaatgcTTAAATTGTAATAGCAATAATACAtcaataatttaaatattttattcttgAAGAACCAAAGTGCTATATAATTCTGTTTATTTCCAAAAAAAGGCAACCTAATATGCATTACATTACATGCAAATGTACTAAAGCTGACGTTCTTCATACAAGCCACTTATTGCAAAGCCTATGACCATGAAGCACAATAATTTATACtaatatttcaaagtctgtCATTTAAACTCAGCAGTTATGTAAATATTAAGCTTGCACAttcaattcatgaaaaaaaaaatgaagcttGCAACCACACGTCTCATTAGAGGAACTTTACACTCACATGCTGTGAAGAGGCCTTGTGACATTTAAGTCCACATTTATAGCGTGTATCTCAAAGTAAATTACCATCAATGGGTTGTTGGGTTAATGTGGTAAATCACAGTTGTTTCAGGAGAGGTGTTTTTAATCAGTCTGTTCAGTTTTGTCCTTAACAAACGCATTGAACAAATCACGCTTGGCTCATTGGGTGCCATCTCAAGTCTCTTATGTTCTGTTAACAAAGTAGTTGGATGCTCTGATCTAGATTGTCAGTGGCTCAGATAGCGGACACAAACCTGTCCATATTCCCTGGGTACGTTGGGTGTCTCAGGTAACCCCCAGTGTTGGCGATAGGACCTGCAGCACTGTTATACTGGGAGAAAGAGCCCAACTGCACTGGGGAGACCCTGCCGTAATGGTCCATGCTGGACTCCACAGACCCGTGGGCTGAGGAATGGAGGCGTCCTGTCGCTGCATACCCCTGGGTGTGGCCCTGTCCATACGAGCCATGGTGTGTATGATGGTGTGGGTGGCCGTTCGGACCGGAGTAGGTGAACCCGGGATGCGTAGAGGAGCGTGATGATACGGCCCCTCCGCATGGTTGGCTCTGGAAAGCCGGGGCTCCCAGGCTGCAGGGACTGGATACGTTCGGGAGCCCCTCGGGACTGAAGCTCCGGCCGGGCTGCTGCATCACCTCTGGCCCTGGAGTCTGGTGTCCTATGAGGTTATTGATGCTGAACATGCGGGTCTGACCAGGTCCAAACccaggaggagatgaagaggggTAGTAGGAGTGCAGCTGCTGCCCGTAGGCCGGACTGACTGCCATATTGTTGTAGACTGAGTTGGTATAAGCGGCAGATCTGGCAATCTGGACAGGAGAGAAAACTGGTGTCTCGTGGACATATGAAGTGTAAGTGCTGAAGTCACAGCGCTTAAACCTCTTCCTGCGCCTCAGGAAGCTGCCGCTCTCAAACATGTCCTCTGCGTTGGGGTCTAAGGCCCAGTAGTTGCCCTTCCCTGGCCGCCCCGGCTCTCGGGGGATCTTGATAAAGCAATCATTGAGAGTCAAGTTATGGCGGATGGAGTTCTGCCATTTCTTTGAATTGTCTCTGTAGAAGGGAAAGCGCTCTGTGATGAACTTGTAGATGCCCCCCAAAGTCAGCTTGCGGTCAGGGTTGTTGGCTATGGCCATGGAAATGAGTGCGATGTAGCTGTAAGGGGGTTTCCCTCGCTGGAGAGGTCTCTTCCTCCTGCGACCTCTGGGCTGCTCCTCGGTCTGCAGCGGAGCGTTGGAGGCAGACAAGGTGTTGTCTGCTGCAGAGTCTTTCTCCACTTTGACCACCGGCATTATCATGAACAGTTCAGAAATGTCCCTTAAAAGACAGATTATAAAATGAGCTGCAAATGCtgcacagtagtagtagtacttccACAGCTTAGATGAAGTTCCCTCTGTCTGATTAAATCCTGGACAGTGAAATCAAAACTAGAGATCAGCCCTGCACACAATCCTGCTAGAAAGATTTGTTTATAACAACTCACTGTCTTTTAAGTCCAAATCCAGCAGCTCTTCAAATACGGTGGAAGTAATTTGCTTTGTTTCCAAGAGATCCCGTTTCATTGAATGCTGCGCTTATTTAGCGTATTCCCACAGTTTGTTGTCAAGTGAAGGTTGAAGAGTTAAGGAGTGAGAGCGCCATGCATGGTGTTTaaggtgtgtgtgagaatgagtCACTCAGCGTTAAGAGTGTATTACCTCTACGCAGCACCTGAGGGCCACACCCCCCTAAGCCTCAAATGTTCTTGACATACCTCAGCTCTATAAGGGTCTATTGTTCACGATCCACAAAGTCTGCATACTTTATAGTGGaaatttctatttctatttgacatattttaatgtagttgtaataAATGTCTTGAAATGTCAAACAAATATCTAGTGTCCAAATCAGAATCTACTTTTctaattagatttttaaaagttttaactgatgttcatgaaaaaaataaacagacttttcAGTGGTCACCTTTTGATTACTTTATTTACTTGCAGCTATCATATTTATTCTATTCAATgccctttttttcatttcataaaccagaactgtcaaaacaaacattgtttccTCTTGATATTCAAAGCTCCCTTTAAAGCCGACCTCAGTTTACTTTAAAAAGTCCAAAATGGTCCATGTTGTTTTGACGTTTAACACTAAAAGACCTCTTTAGTGGTAACTTAACCTTCGAGTTGTTTTTCTACCTTGCttccttgtttgttttgtgcCAGTGGTTGGACTGGCCAGCTGTGTTAAGAGATGTAAATGTTTTCCAGACAAAGGCCGTCCTGTGATTTCAGCATGCAAAATATAGGTCATCATCATAATCCCTGGACGCAACCTGAGAGACAGGAATAACAAACTCTCAACATAGACATTGCTCATTGAAAGTGATTTCGATTGAGTGTCATGAAGGAATTGGTGGCAATAGTTGAAAGCATTTCCAGTCAGTGTTGTTTttccccatccatccatccaaaaatgcacttttcatcTATAGATCAGCGTTGATTAAATATCTAATAAACCAGCTTAGTAATAGTGTTTGATTTCAATTAAAACctgatttatttttagttttaaaggGTATGATTTAATTTAGTTTCATATTTATTCTCGTTATCTACCCAAGATCTTCCTcgttgtcagtgttttggtttattttgttaaaagctaaaaagtaaaaacaaatcataagtaaagaggtaaaaaaatgaaacatCAAAGTATGGTTTACATTTTGTACTACCTTGTCATTTGCAATTGCCTTCATCATTTCAAGTGTTAATTGTAAAAAGAAATCTTATTTGGACATGTTTTAAAGTCATGCAAgttcttttctttatattagTCTATTTTTGAAAAGCTGCtcacacattttaaattacGAAGCCCATTATTGGATAATCTAATCTGTGAGAGACCTGCTTTTAAGATGACTTTAAACACTATTCAATTTCACCGGCACCGGTGATGGAGACAATGCTGATTCTCTGAGCAGCTCTGGTGGTATGAAGTGCGGGGACTCCACAGAGCTAGGGTTCACCACCTTAATCTTTTaaacaaacagagaggaaaacacGGCAGCACACTCCCACCGCTCATCACCAGGTTGGGATAGCACTGCGGGCATGTGTCAGAGCGAGAGCGTGCTGAGAGAGCGTGGGTTTGCTCAGACAAACAGCCTGATGAAAGGTTTAGTCCTGTGGCTCTCCTGGGCTGGACCTGCAGCGCCCTGTTATATGATGGGTTAACACGAGAGTCCACATACCTGTtagtttcaattcaatttgtaaTTATACTTGTGAACAACAAAACATAGTCTTGTCATTTCAAGATTGTGCATCTTcctaaaaatagagaaaaactgaagaaaaaagaagacagttgttataaataaaagtgtttAATAAACATCAGTTAAAGTTGCAGgacaattttaatttaaaatgatccAGGTATTTGATAATATCTTGAATTTTAATTCTAAAATTTCTTTATAATCTTTCAGTATTTAggcaatattttttatttctttattatgaTTAGATTATTATCAAATAACGAGGGAGACATTAATTAGAAGGTTAGTCGCAGAATTGTGTaattattgatataatatctGTCATGGTGGTGAAACTAAGCCACTATGTTTATCTGAGGGTGTAGACTTATTTAAATTTAGAATATGTTTATATTACCGTAGTCTGTGATTGATTAACATCCTGTTATTTTTGTAGATATTTTATTTGAACTGAGCGCTTACTTATCTTTATATGGCACAGAGACCAGCTATTTTCTCAGTCTGTTGTTACTGCTTTATTTACATGTTGAAATGCACTTTTCTATTGGATCACAAATGTTTAATTGTGGACAAAACTGTGTGCTTATTATTAATCTATGAGTACACTGGGATTTGTCTATGGTTGTACATGTAAATACTACAGAagactttgtgtgtttgtgcgtgtgtgcacaGGGCATGCAAAGCTACCTGACACCTATCAGTGAAAGGAGAGGCGGGTACTCATTTGTCATCGTGAGAATTTAGAgactaaatataaatacatgtttaaATCATCAAGCAAAACTACCAAAGATTCTCTAgtttagcttcttaaatgtgaagattttaTATCATAGTGAAGTGAAGACATTtaggttttggacaaaacaagcaatgtgGATGTAGATGTGGAAAATGTGTTGGACGTTTGGCACCTAAACAATTAATTAGAAAGATAATCGACagatataaagaaaacaattgttagttgcagccataatGTTAATACTGTTATAGGTTGGCATCTAAACAAGTATGAATGGGAGAGCGTGGATTTTCAATTAATTTctcttagtttagtttagttatttttgcacaatttaatacacaaatataacaaaaataacaaataatatacagtgcaggaagtggcagaaaacccactgggcttatatATTGAAAGACCAAGAGGCTGCTCTTATATTATTCAAAACAATATCAAGAGTTCACATCTGTAGttgatgaaaaaatgaaaataggTGTTGAGTTTGCAGAACAAAATCGTGTGCAGATCTTTTTTGTCCTACAAAAGGAAATTGTGTTGCAAGGTaccattaaaacaacaaaaatagagTAAAACAATAACTCAAAGAAGACAGTAGAAAGTGCAAATATACaacatagggctgtcaaagttaacgtgataataacgcgttaacggaaatttgttttaacgtcatcatttttttttaatgtaatcgatcttccggaggttttAGCGGGCTCTGTTTTATAggtaaagtgaagatactgtcatcatatgaaactagaaaacctaatgaatccattggtacggacgtcatactagcttgtcaggaaggaggctaaataacgctccaaacttatgctaactttgggcgaggaaaaactggcatggccattttcaaagtcgcccttgacctctgacctcaagttatgtgaatgaaaatgggttctctgggtacccacgagtctccccttaacagacatgcccactttatgatattcacatgcagtttggggcaagtcatagtcaagtcagcacactgacagctgttgttgcctgttgggctgcatttgccatgttatgattggagcatatcttttatgctaaatgcagtacctgtgagggtttctggacaatatttgtcattgttttaagttgttaattgatttccaataattaatgtatagatacatttgcataaagcaagcatatttgcacactcccaagttgataagagtattaaatacttgacaaatctcctttaaggtacatttgaacagaaaaaaaaattgtgattaatcgcgattaaatattttaatcgattgacagccctaatacaacatataaaatatgataaacagTTCCTGTGGTAAAAACTACAACCAGTAGGAATAAGAATGAAGTGTTTAAAGAAGCAGTTTATGGTTTATTCAATTTAGGTGCATTTATTGCATGTAGAATCAATACAAATTTGAACCCGTCTTTTAAACAGTTCATTTGTGGTTTTAAGACACAATGTAAACACAGTGAATATTGTATTAAGTAATGCACTCTTATCCAAATGACTGTAATAATGTGTTTGATTGTGTGGTTTCTTCACTTGGTGATCTGACAGATGTGATGGACATGCAGTGTAGTTTGGAGTGGACCTCACCCTTTCCTTAAGACAGCTTTTTATGCTTGATGGCTACGAACAATTAGTGGTGACTAATTTCTCAGGAACTTGTTTTTATGAGAGCTCAGGTTCATAGTTGCCATAGTTTGCTTATGCATCACAATCTGGCACTCGTACAGCACTGACAGTTAATATTTGTTCACAAGCCTTTTATCTCCGTGTTCGTGCTGGTGGATTAAAATATGAGTTATGCTGCTGAGAGGTGACTCTATTGTCAACATCTGTGATCAAGAACATTTTATAAAGTGTTGATGTGCTTAAATGATTCACAGTTCGTGCCAAATGGATCGTGTTGTGTAACTTGATAGTTCTCgtttagaaagaaaaacatttcctcttctcgtaaacaatattttggcagAGTAACAATGAATACAAATCTCACAATTATTCTttgattgcttgtttttttcacgttaaagctgctctaattattatttttgtattaacaaTGGATGAAATGACACTACCACTGGGAATTATCATTCAAATATGCAGTTGCCTTCAGCTCTATGGAgctttttagcatttttcagctcattgtttttgttttccagccTGAAACTTTACCGTGCACATTCCTCATCGCTCTCATCAGAACCAGTTCAGGATGCAGCAGGCAACAAAAATAGCTCTGATAAACcaactgtacactacctgccctGCACCAAACAGCAGGAAGTCAAGGTTAGTGTCTcatttagcagctaacagcCAGATAATTCCCCcaagagttggtggagaccaaaatagagctaaaagcagagtgaatattggatgtACATTCACCACGTGGACACAAGCACAGCTCCTAATGAATGATTATGTTGATCTGTATCAGCTGGAGGTGtaaataaacagctgtttgctaacatgtttgCCATATGAACGTTGTAAGGTGATATTATGTAAATGTTATGTTTACAGctaagtggccaaaaaaatcaattaatgcaacCTTAACACACAAAATAACATAACCACCTTAAGAAAGCTACTGTAGGTCCGAAGTGAATTATCACAATTACAACAACATTTTAATCAAAGATAATATATCAGTcaaaagaaagagacaaattGGATACATGGATATGGATACATTAATATAACTCACTTTTGTTGCAGTATTTGAAATGGAGATTTAATTACCTAAACATTTTTCATGATTCTTTATTTCTACCCTTTGTACTCTCACACAGCGACTCAGCATGCATGCAAACTGTGTCTTCCTGTTGAAGTGTACTTGGGTTTGGCATCACTGAGTATAAGTTAGGGCCTCCGCAGCTAAGGGCCCTGGAGCCATGCATTGATGCCGCCGTGAGAGGCCTCCACCTGTCCGTCACAGCACAGCGTGGAGACGCAAATGACGGCTGGAGGCTGGGACAGCTGCACAGGAGAACAGGGCTGCAGCCAAGGCAAATGAAGAGCTCTTCACTTTGTGTCTCTCACATATACTTCTGGCTGTGCCAGAGAGAAACGGCTCTCtccaaacaaagacaaacaaattaGACATTTGAATTTGAACACTTTTGACTTTAACCAGTTGATGGCTGCACGTATACAGGTGGTGGATGACTTTAGGATTAATACTAGATGAAAACAGGGAATATGTCACACAcagcaatgttcaaaaaatgggTGAAAAGAGCAGATAATGGAAGATCTTTAGAAACTTATATGActtatttggaaaaaaatgaccgcacagctaaacaatgagctgaaagttgCTATAAAactccttaaagctgcagtttcacatgatgattctctgtaggttcagcGCTACGAGTGACCCCTTTGTACCAACTGGACAAATGATACTACATCCATGTTTATTCCTCTTACGAgagacacacataaacacacacaaacacacacacacacacacacacacacacacacacacacacactgatttaaCGGCAGGCTCCCCGGGCAGTGCAGTGCTTCAGTTATGTAAACTGGCCCGGGTTTGGAGCAAGTCAACCGTCAGGATTTTGCATCCTCACCAAGCCCCTGCAGCTGCTAATGCAAACAAGAAACTCTCATTTTCTTCATAGTGGCCTGACTGGGTCAGCGTacacactgagtgtgtgtgtgacacacacacacacacacaaacacaaacacgcacacacactcattcagaCAAACAGCTGTAGACTAaaattgaaacagaaataaaaagctctaTCTTGCAACATGATATCCACTgcttgaaaaaaagggaaacctTCTCTCGCAAAGTTATTATAAGAAATGATTAGAAATACATTATGGTGCCTTTTAAAGAATATTGTAGATTTTTAGGAATatatttttggtctttttttagacaataaaatataaacattaaaacgtctgtaatcaatatttttctttgtttgtagagaccaaaaacagagctaaaaggagagggAATATTGGCCTTAcgttcatcaggtggacacaaacacgacttaaaaataaattacaaagttGCTCCGTAAgtttgccatatcaacttaaaaggttaTGTCGGTGTTGTGCTTACAAATTGTTTCCGCTTAGTAGTAGGTAGTTCACCCAAGTCACCAAAatattgcaggtttaaggtgTGAACCGTTGTAAAACTGCCCTG
Proteins encoded:
- the foxe1 gene encoding forkhead box protein E1: MIMPVVKVEKDSAADNTLSASNAPLQTEEQPRGRRRKRPLQRGKPPYSYIALISMAIANNPDRKLTLGGIYKFITERFPFYRDNSKKWQNSIRHNLTLNDCFIKIPREPGRPGKGNYWALDPNAEDMFESGSFLRRRKRFKRCDFSTYTSYVHETPVFSPVQIARSAAYTNSVYNNMAVSPAYGQQLHSYYPSSSPPGFGPGQTRMFSINNLIGHQTPGPEVMQQPGRSFSPEGLPNVSSPCSLGAPAFQSQPCGGAVSSRSSTHPGFTYSGPNGHPHHHTHHGSYGQGHTQGYAATGRLHSSAHGSVESSMDHYGRVSPVQLGSFSQYNSAAGPIANTGGYLRHPTYPGNMDRFVSAI